Proteins encoded together in one Salarchaeum sp. JOR-1 window:
- a CDS encoding D-2-hydroxyacid dehydrogenase gives MTDPTIAVLRADIHGLSSREYADALKERLPNHEIRYAATPQAEREYVADAEIVTGTGIDTDLLDAAGDIELFACAYAGYNHLPMDALRERGVAVTNGAGIHAPGIAEQVLGYVLTFARNLQQGVRQSERGEWRHYKAHGELTDATVTIVGLGAIGTAVEQRLRGFGAHTIGVRYTPEKGGPTDEIVGFDPADVHDAFARSDYVVLACPLTETTQGLVDAAAFETLAPESVLVNVARGGVVETDALVDALRRDAIRGAALDVTDPEPLPPNHVLWTLDNCLVTPHNAGHTPKHWTRLADILEENVKRLEAGEELENRVD, from the coding sequence GTGACCGACCCCACGATAGCGGTGTTGCGCGCGGACATCCACGGCCTGTCGTCGCGCGAGTACGCGGACGCCCTCAAAGAGCGGCTTCCCAACCACGAAATCCGGTACGCGGCGACACCGCAAGCGGAACGCGAGTACGTCGCGGACGCCGAGATAGTGACGGGGACTGGTATCGACACGGATCTCTTGGACGCCGCGGGCGACATCGAGTTGTTCGCGTGCGCGTACGCCGGCTACAACCACCTGCCGATGGACGCCCTGCGCGAGCGCGGCGTCGCGGTGACGAACGGAGCGGGCATCCACGCGCCCGGTATCGCCGAGCAAGTCCTGGGGTACGTGTTGACGTTCGCGCGGAACCTCCAGCAGGGCGTCCGGCAGTCGGAGCGCGGCGAGTGGCGTCACTACAAGGCCCACGGCGAACTCACCGACGCGACCGTCACCATCGTCGGCTTGGGGGCCATCGGAACGGCGGTCGAGCAGCGGCTCCGGGGGTTCGGCGCGCACACCATCGGCGTCCGGTACACGCCCGAGAAGGGCGGGCCGACGGACGAGATCGTGGGGTTCGACCCCGCGGACGTGCACGACGCGTTCGCGCGCAGCGACTACGTCGTGCTCGCGTGCCCGCTCACCGAGACCACGCAGGGCCTCGTGGACGCGGCGGCGTTCGAGACGCTCGCACCCGAGTCGGTGCTCGTGAACGTCGCGCGCGGCGGCGTCGTGGAGACGGACGCGCTCGTCGACGCGCTCCGCCGCGACGCCATCCGGGGGGCGGCGCTCGACGTGACCGACCCCGAACCGCTCCCGCCGAACCACGTGCTGTGGACGCTCGACAACTGTCTCGTCACGCCGCACAACGCCGGGCACACCCCGAAGCACTGGACGCGGCTCGCGGACATCCTCGAAGAGAACGTGAAGCGCCTCGAGGCCGGTGAGGAGCTGGAGAACCGCGTCGATTAG